In one window of Eleutherodactylus coqui strain aEleCoq1 chromosome 10, aEleCoq1.hap1, whole genome shotgun sequence DNA:
- the LOC136580133 gene encoding RNA-binding protein 25-like: EREREKEREKEREREREEKREEREREREKERERKRERERERERERKRERERKREREREREREKERERERERERERKREREKERERKREREKEREREKERERERERERKREREKEREKERERERERKRERERGERERERERERERKREREKEREKERDRKRERKREKERERERERKREKEREREREREKERERERERERKRERKRERERKRERKRERKRERKKREKEREKEREREKERERERERERERERERERERKRERKRKKRDERREREREKEREREREREREKERERERERERERERERKRREREREKEKEREKERKRKREKERERERKKEREKERKRKREKERERERERKKRERKREKEREKEEREEREERERREREEREKRERRGERREREKRERREREREERERERERREREEREREEREREERERREREKEREREEKRREKKREKRERKKEREEREKKRE, translated from the exons gagagagagagagagaaagagagagagaaagagagagagagagagagagaagagaagagagaggagagagaaagagagagagagaaagagagagagagaaagagagagagagaaagagagagagaaagagagagaaagagagagagagagagaaagagagagagagagagagaaagagagagagagaaagagagagagagagaaagagagagagagagagagagaaagagagagagagagaaagagagagagagaaagagagagagagagaaagagagagagagagagaaagagagagagagagaaagagagagagagagaaagagagagagagagaaagagagagagaaagagagagagagagagagagagagaaagagagagagagaaagaggagagagagagagagagagagaaagagagagagagagaaagagagagagagagaaagagagagagaaagagagagacagaaagagagagagaaagagagagaaagagagagagagagaaagagagagaaagagagagaaagagagagagagagaaagagagagagagaaagagagagagagagaaagagagagagagagaaagagagagagaaagagagagagagagagaaagagagagagaaagagagagagaaagagagagagaaagaagagagagaaagagagagagaaagagagagagagagagaaagagagagaaagagagagagaaagagagagagaaagagagagagaaagagagagagagagaaagagagagagaaagagaaagaaaagagatgagagaagagaaagagagagagagaaagagagagagagagagagagaaagagagagagagaaagagagagagagagaaagagagagagagagagagagagagagagagagaaagagaagagagagagagagagagaaagagaaagagagagagaaagagagaaagagaaagagagagaaagaaagagaaagagagagaaagaaagagagagagaaagagagaaagagaaagagagagaaagaaagagagagagaaagagagagaaagaagagagagagaaagagagagaaagagagagagaaa gaggagagagaagagagagaggagagagagagaagagagagagaagagagagagaagagagagagaagaggagagagaagagagagagagaagagagagagaagagagagagagagagaagagagagagagagagagagagagaagagagagagaagagagagagagagaagagagagagagagaagagagagagagaagagagagagagaaagagagagagagagaggagaagaggagagaaaaaaagagagagaagagagagagaaaaaaagagagagaagagagagaaaaaaagagagaa